One Sodalinema gerasimenkoae IPPAS B-353 DNA segment encodes these proteins:
- a CDS encoding AAA family ATPase translates to MTDTDMTDQQWKRFLGNGRSRPLTELPDPPAWRRFMPDEEFQENHQDSSESRWEKIQDLAETDSRGKERGESFRIEEKDADIFNAVNAALYLRRPLLVTGKPGSGKTSLAYAIAYELKLGSVLSWSINARSLLDDALYQYDAIARLQDAQLKREKPIGSYIRLGPVGTAFLPSALPRVLLIDEIDKCDINLPNDLLELFEEGRYHIPELVRRQDELQESVDVATADRDVPARISQGRVFCYQFPLVVMTSNGERDFPPAFLRRCLRLRMPDPTQNKGALERIVEAHLKRGQDAKRWQRLEAEIGEIVDNFIAKGGQETADIATDQLLNAVYLLTRDVRPDIDERDGLKELLLKGLSEED, encoded by the coding sequence ATGACCGATACAGACATGACTGATCAACAATGGAAACGCTTTTTAGGTAATGGTCGCTCTCGTCCGTTGACTGAGTTACCAGACCCCCCAGCCTGGCGGCGGTTTATGCCCGATGAAGAGTTCCAAGAGAACCATCAAGACAGCAGTGAAAGCCGTTGGGAGAAAATTCAGGACTTGGCGGAAACCGACAGCCGAGGGAAAGAACGGGGGGAAAGTTTCCGTATTGAGGAGAAGGATGCCGATATTTTTAATGCCGTCAATGCGGCCCTCTATCTTCGGCGACCGCTACTGGTGACCGGAAAGCCGGGTTCTGGTAAGACGTCCCTAGCTTATGCGATCGCCTATGAATTGAAACTCGGGTCTGTCTTGTCGTGGTCGATCAATGCTCGATCGCTCCTCGATGACGCGCTCTATCAATATGATGCGATCGCCCGTCTCCAAGACGCTCAACTCAAACGCGAAAAACCCATTGGCAGCTATATCCGTCTCGGTCCCGTGGGAACAGCCTTTCTCCCCTCGGCTTTACCTCGGGTGCTACTGATTGATGAAATTGATAAGTGCGATATCAACCTACCCAACGACCTTCTAGAACTATTTGAAGAAGGTCGTTATCACATCCCGGAACTGGTCCGCCGTCAAGACGAACTCCAGGAATCCGTTGACGTCGCAACCGCAGATCGAGATGTGCCAGCACGCATTTCCCAAGGTCGGGTCTTTTGCTACCAATTTCCCCTCGTCGTCATGACCAGTAACGGGGAACGGGACTTTCCCCCAGCCTTTCTACGCCGCTGTTTACGCCTCAGAATGCCTGACCCGACCCAGAATAAGGGGGCATTAGAGCGGATTGTGGAAGCGCATCTGAAACGAGGACAGGATGCCAAGCGTTGGCAGCGACTAGAGGCAGAAATTGGCGAGATTGTGGATAATTTCATTGCCAAGGGGGGACAAGAAACGGCTGATATTGCGACTGACCAACTCCTCAATGCTGTGTATCTGCTCACGCGGGACGTCAGACCGGATATTGATGAGCGAGATGGCCTCAAAGAGTTGTTATTAAAGGGACTTAGTGAGGAGGACTAG
- a CDS encoding formylglycine-generating enzyme family protein: MISVLGQRLDLTGTEIAEAIWLAGQLSVEGDRHTVEVNSERVEESESDRNGGEDNLQEDSGNDSREDPGSTTEIVPQPGESEEFPPFPEGHYKPIPIPDPAAIPETLQYARALRPLAHKIAVGKPEIVDERATVAQIADTGVWQPVLRAKLELWLDIVVVYDRSPSMCLWGRFAKDLRQLLSRYGQFRDLREWFFDYDASGGVTLRSRNGTVHNPRELLTGDRRRLILIVSDCVAPAWHEGQIRDVVAVWADHCLTVLLQVFPERLWSRTALARATMVLFDAKQSGLASNELTPRPRLYWDREIIHPKHRPPSQIYLPIITLDPEILSDLAGVAVGDRRARIAGIAWDEGDCQPLQRTPNSSPQRDPLEFFRLTASPTAQRLASLLAAAPVINLPIVRLIQRSMLPQSNPAHVAEVLMSRVFTRVGSVTPTLENAESLLYQVRSESVRQQLLENTDLLETVDVIEQVSAYVARRLGKSMEQFKALLRYPQQAKPEEGAFLQAFARVTGTVLRSLGNEFAALAPRPEPLLIIGAMAGAMQLEELEKDVPDGFPPLKVLEYESAVIIEIKDVLKNMFKFEFATLNRNGNDWVIQRRQGEAEGYVEPLDNDVELEMILIPSGTFLMGAPEDEPESEDSERPQRQVTVSQFFMGRYPITQTQWRVVASYPVFERDLDPDPSRFKGDDLPVEQISWLDAIEFCQRLSKQTGQRYRLPSESEWEYACRAGTQTPFYFGETLSSELANYDGTYGYNEGPKGIYYRSTTVVQTFPTNAWGLHDMHGNIWEWCQDDWHDNYDRAPIDGTAWVNANSRINRKVLRGGSWFADPRYCRSAIRDYFNAAGYFYYGSGLRVVCVPVVVVPNP, translated from the coding sequence TTGATTTCAGTCTTAGGACAGAGACTCGACCTAACCGGAACCGAGATTGCTGAGGCGATTTGGTTGGCGGGTCAACTTTCTGTTGAGGGCGATCGCCATACGGTAGAGGTGAACAGTGAGCGGGTTGAGGAGTCTGAGTCAGACCGGAATGGAGGGGAGGATAACCTGCAAGAGGATAGTGGAAATGACAGTAGAGAAGACCCAGGTTCCACCACCGAGATTGTCCCCCAGCCAGGAGAGTCAGAGGAGTTTCCCCCTTTCCCCGAAGGCCATTACAAACCCATTCCCATTCCTGATCCCGCCGCAATTCCCGAGACTCTACAATACGCGCGGGCCTTGCGTCCCTTAGCCCATAAGATTGCGGTGGGTAAGCCCGAGATTGTGGATGAACGAGCGACCGTTGCCCAGATTGCTGATACGGGAGTGTGGCAACCGGTTCTCAGAGCGAAATTAGAGTTATGGCTCGATATTGTGGTGGTCTATGACCGCAGTCCTTCCATGTGTCTTTGGGGACGCTTTGCCAAAGATTTACGGCAGCTTCTCTCCCGCTATGGGCAATTTCGGGATTTACGAGAGTGGTTCTTTGACTATGACGCTTCAGGAGGAGTGACATTGCGATCGCGCAATGGAACCGTCCATAATCCCCGTGAACTCTTGACGGGCGATCGCCGTCGTCTGATCCTCATTGTGAGTGATTGTGTCGCTCCTGCCTGGCATGAAGGTCAAATTCGTGATGTAGTGGCCGTCTGGGCCGACCATTGCCTGACCGTTCTCTTACAGGTATTTCCCGAGCGGTTGTGGTCTCGCACCGCCCTAGCTCGGGCAACCATGGTACTGTTCGACGCTAAACAGTCGGGACTGGCTAGTAATGAACTCACCCCCAGACCGCGATTATATTGGGATCGCGAGATCATCCATCCCAAACATCGTCCCCCGAGCCAAATTTATCTACCCATCATCACCCTCGACCCCGAAATTCTCTCGGATTTGGCTGGAGTTGCCGTGGGCGATCGCCGGGCCCGGATAGCTGGAATTGCTTGGGATGAAGGCGATTGTCAACCGCTTCAACGCACCCCTAACTCCTCTCCCCAACGGGACCCCCTGGAGTTTTTCCGGCTAACGGCATCTCCCACAGCGCAGAGGTTAGCAAGCTTATTGGCCGCTGCTCCGGTTATTAACCTACCCATCGTGCGTCTGATTCAGCGATCGATGTTGCCTCAGTCCAATCCAGCTCATGTGGCGGAAGTGTTGATGAGTCGGGTGTTTACGCGGGTCGGTTCAGTCACCCCGACTCTGGAAAATGCTGAATCTTTGTTGTATCAGGTGCGGAGTGAATCCGTCCGGCAACAGTTGTTGGAGAACACAGACCTGTTGGAGACGGTGGATGTTATTGAACAGGTGTCTGCCTATGTTGCCCGGCGCTTGGGGAAATCGATGGAGCAATTTAAAGCCCTTTTGCGTTATCCCCAGCAAGCTAAGCCCGAAGAAGGGGCGTTTCTTCAAGCATTTGCCAGAGTGACCGGGACGGTGTTGCGTAGCTTGGGGAATGAGTTTGCTGCCCTGGCACCCCGTCCTGAACCGCTACTGATTATAGGGGCAATGGCGGGGGCAATGCAGTTAGAGGAATTAGAGAAAGATGTCCCAGATGGGTTTCCTCCTCTGAAAGTTTTGGAGTATGAAAGTGCCGTTATCATAGAGATTAAGGATGTTTTGAAAAATATGTTCAAATTTGAGTTCGCAACTCTAAATCGTAACGGCAATGACTGGGTAATTCAGCGCCGCCAGGGTGAGGCAGAAGGCTATGTTGAACCTCTTGATAATGATGTGGAATTAGAGATGATCTTGATTCCTTCCGGGACTTTCCTCATGGGAGCGCCAGAAGATGAACCTGAAAGCGAAGATAGCGAAAGACCCCAACGTCAGGTAACCGTTTCTCAATTTTTCATGGGGCGTTATCCCATTACACAAACCCAATGGCGGGTGGTTGCAAGCTATCCAGTTTTTGAACGTGATCTAGATCCTGACCCTTCACGTTTTAAAGGCGATGATTTACCCGTCGAGCAAATTAGTTGGCTTGATGCCATAGAATTTTGTCAACGACTCTCTAAGCAGACTGGACAACGTTATCGTCTCCCCAGTGAGTCCGAGTGGGAATATGCTTGTCGAGCTGGAACTCAGACCCCCTTTTATTTTGGCGAAACTCTCAGCTCAGAGCTGGCTAATTACGATGGGACCTATGGCTACAATGAGGGGCCTAAAGGTATTTATTATCGATCAACTACCGTAGTACAAACCTTTCCTACTAATGCTTGGGGATTACACGACATGCACGGCAATATCTGGGAATGGTGTCAAGATGACTGGCATGATAACTATGACCGTGCGCCAATAGATGGTACTGCTTGGGTGAATGCAAACTCTAGAATCAATCGAAAAGTACTGCGCGGTGGCTCCTGGTTCGCCGATCCAAGGTACTGTCGTAGTGCTATTCGTGACTACTTCAATGCAGCCGGTTACTTTTACTACGGTAGTGGTTTGCGAGTCGTGTGTGTCCCGGTGGTCGTGGTGCCTAACCCCTAG
- a CDS encoding formylglycine-generating enzyme family protein: MNSPLKRRIIIHREKRRTTYFSEPLSDEVGLDMVQIPGGTFLMGSPKDELDNYEDEQPQHSVTVPSFFMGRYPITQAQWRLVAGYPEVERELKPDPSEFKGENRPVEQVSWQDAVEFCQRLSIKTSRSYRLPSEAEWEYACRAGTQTPFHFGETLTDELANYHATEVYGRGVEGEYRGETTEVGQFPPNNFGLHDMHGNVWEWCQDDWHPNYEGAPEDGSAWVDDDSKNKRKVLRGGSWYFYPRYCRCAIRFDNSRDVFVGRSFRVVCVPVVAGRVPRAMDFS; this comes from the coding sequence GTGAACAGCCCTCTCAAGCGCCGTATCATCATCCATCGAGAAAAACGTCGCACCACCTACTTCAGCGAACCCCTCAGCGACGAAGTTGGCTTAGACATGGTGCAGATTCCTGGAGGAACCTTCCTCATGGGGTCACCCAAGGATGAGTTAGATAACTATGAAGATGAACAGCCCCAACATTCCGTCACCGTCCCCTCATTCTTTATGGGGCGCTATCCCATTACCCAGGCCCAATGGCGCCTGGTGGCAGGCTATCCAGAGGTAGAACGGGAACTGAAGCCAGACCCATCTGAGTTTAAGGGCGAGAACCGTCCCGTTGAGCAGGTGAGTTGGCAGGATGCAGTGGAGTTTTGCCAACGACTCTCTATTAAAACCTCACGCAGCTACCGCCTCCCCAGTGAAGCGGAGTGGGAATATGCCTGTCGAGCTGGAACTCAAACCCCATTTCATTTTGGTGAAACCTTGACAGATGAGCTGGCGAACTATCATGCCACAGAAGTTTATGGTCGTGGTGTTGAGGGTGAGTACCGAGGTGAAACCACAGAGGTTGGGCAGTTTCCCCCGAATAATTTTGGTTTGCATGATATGCACGGCAATGTTTGGGAATGGTGTCAGGATGACTGGCATCCTAACTATGAGGGTGCGCCAGAGGATGGGAGTGCTTGGGTTGATGACGATTCTAAAAATAAGCGAAAAGTGCTGCGCGGCGGGTCCTGGTACTTCTATCCCAGGTACTGTCGTTGCGCCATTCGCTTCGACAATTCGCGCGATGTCTTCGTCGGCAGGAGTTTTCGGGTCGTGTGTGTGCCTGTGGTCGCGGGGCGTGTCCCCCGGGCGATGGACTTTTCTTAG
- a CDS encoding type II toxin-antitoxin system RelE family toxin has protein sequence METLIESTRRFEKDLKKLDSRDKEQVIKAINDSVAWVEAESRFS, from the coding sequence ATGGAAACTTTAATTGAATCGACTCGGCGGTTTGAGAAGGATTTAAAGAAACTCGATTCTCGTGACAAAGAGCAAGTCATCAAAGCAATCAACGATTCTGTGGCTTGGGTTGAAGCAGAGTCTCGATTCTCGTGA
- a CDS encoding Uma2 family endonuclease yields MLGVTSLRQIRLVPDSAIVMAAPTWAAYEHLVLDLGDNRPSRIAYAGGELEVRMPGVLHELLSRVLAAIVATLADELGLEFNDFGSVRLENPTSQSAVEPDGCFYLQNAQQGQGFAVDISAIAPDLVIEVDIASRSQRRLPIYAALGVPEIWLYRQERLEILRQVGGGYEPQGHSVAFPGVTVVQLNQWLALRQTGTDLTVIRAVRQFCREVGD; encoded by the coding sequence ATGCTGGGAGTCACGAGTCTCCGTCAAATCAGGTTAGTTCCCGATAGTGCCATAGTGATGGCGGCCCCAACTTGGGCCGCCTATGAACATCTTGTACTGGATTTAGGGGACAATCGCCCCAGTCGGATTGCCTATGCTGGAGGAGAACTGGAGGTTCGGATGCCGGGTGTCTTGCATGAGTTGCTGAGTCGAGTCTTGGCGGCGATTGTTGCCACCTTGGCGGACGAATTGGGGTTAGAGTTCAATGATTTTGGTTCAGTACGCCTAGAAAATCCGACTTCCCAGAGTGCGGTTGAGCCAGATGGCTGTTTTTATCTACAAAATGCCCAACAGGGCCAGGGATTCGCCGTGGATATCTCAGCCATTGCCCCGGATTTAGTCATTGAGGTAGATATTGCCAGTCGTTCCCAGCGTCGGCTCCCCATTTATGCGGCGTTGGGGGTTCCTGAGATTTGGCTGTATCGTCAGGAACGGTTAGAGATTTTGCGACAGGTGGGGGGAGGCTATGAGCCTCAAGGACATAGTGTTGCCTTTCCTGGGGTGACTGTCGTGCAACTGAATCAGTGGTTAGCATTGCGTCAGACGGGGACAGATTTAACGGTGATTCGTGCTGTGCGACAGTTTTGCCGCGAGGTGGGTGACTAG